Within Dysgonomonas sp. HDW5A, the genomic segment ATGCCTGACCCTGCCAATGGCTATTACTTCACAACTTCCGGAGAATTTCTGGCTACAGGAAATTACAACATCATTGTTCCGGCAGCAGGTACCCCGACAAGTCCGACTTTAACAGGAGATCCCGGCAATGAGGTGAAAATATCTTTAAATGATGTAATATCGGGATGCTCGGTTTTCATCCCTATTGAAGATTCCAGTATAAAGCCATTATACACTATGACTTGTGGAGCTACTGTTGTTAATGGTGTATACAAAATCAATACTCCCCTTGATGGAACAAATACCATCACGATGACCCTAGCTGTAGACCCAGCCGCTACGGGAGCAAGCTACATCATTACGACCAATACGGTCGATGGAATCAGTTTCTCCGGATCGGGTATCTTAATTGGAGGAGCAAATCAGGTTGTAACATTATATGGAACAGGAACACCCAATTCAATGGCAAATAAGATCATGACCATTACATCCAATAGTCAATCAAATGTAGCTACATGTTCGGCAACCGTTACAATTGCTTACACTAAGAAAACATTACTAACTATAGGCAATGATCCGAATGGTTTCGGTTATAACTTTAGTGGAACGGCTTACTCTAACAGGCTCATAACTACTGCTACAAATTTTGGAACTTTGGCTAATAGTACAGTCAAATCGGAAGGATTTGATATTATTAATGGAGCGACAAATCCATCCGATGCTAGTATGCAAACATGGTTACTTGGTGCTGCCCCTGTAGATATTGTAATAATTAGCTATGACAATATCAGTTTAAACACAACACAATCAAACTATTTAGCACAATATTTGGCAAACGGAGGGGTTGTATTGGCTTTTCAGGACAGAACAGATGCATTGGTCAGCCGAAACTTTATACAAGCCGTATTCAGTGACAACTCGATGACTACAAATTATGCCAGTCCCGCCGGAGCTATTTACCGGTTTGTATTTACCAACAACGAGATCTTAAATGGGCCTTTTGGTGATATAAGAGGCTTACAATGGGGCGAAGATGCTTCAACAACGGTACGTGTAAGCGGATTACCGGTAGGAACAGTAACAATTCTCAGTACCGATCAGGATATTTCGGGTAATACAACGGGAACCGGTAGTGCAACAGCATTTATACATAATTCTCTAAATCTGGTATGGGTTGGCGATGGAGGCTTTAATTCCGGCTCAAACATGGCTCCAGCTTCAAATACAATTTGCCCATTCAATCTTAATGCAAGCAACTTTCCTATATCGAAACTTAATTATGGAAGGCTTACCAGATATCCGATCTACAACTCTATTTTCACGGCTAATGCAATAGCGTGGGCCATGAAGAAAGCTCAATTTAAGAATCAATAAATCTAGCAATAACCCACTAATAAAAAGGAACCAATCTGTACAGATTGGTTCCTTTTTATTTATTTTGACTTTAAGAAAGAAAGCTTTATTCTTCACTTAAAGAGTTCCATCCTTGAGCCTTTAGCTCAATTTCTGTACTGTCTCTTGTTTCTAAAGCTAACCCTAGAGATTCATTCGTCATATGACCTATTACATGTACTCCTTTTATCTTAGATACTTTATCGTGCAGATGAAGAGGTACAGTGAATAAAAGCTCATAGTCTTCACCACCATTAAGTGCAACAGTGGTTACATTTAAGTTAAACTCTTCGGCCATTACAGCGGTCTGGTAATCAAGAGGAAGCCTTTCTTCATAAATTCGGCAACCTGTTTTACTTTGTCTGCATATATGAATAAGTTCCGAAGACAACCCATCGGATATATCCATCATTGAAGTCGGTAAAATATTTTCTTTCGCCAAAGCTTCTATAATATCTTTACGGGCTTCGGGTTTTAATTGTCTTTCAAGCAAATATTCGCGACCCGAAAAGTCAGGTGTAAAATCGCTTTTACCATCAAAAACCGCTTTCTCCCTTTCGAGAAGCTGAAGCCCCATATAGGCAGCACCCAGATCACCCGAAACACAAATAAGATCAGTTTCTTTCGCTCCGTCTCGAGTCACAATCTGACCTTCGACACCTTCACCGATACATGTAATAGATATACATAATCCCGTAAGAGAAGCAGAAGTATCACCTCCCACAATGTCTACCCCATATTGCTCACAGGCAAGTTGAAGTCCTGCATAGAAATCCTCTAAATCTTCTACAGAAAAACGTTTCGAGACACCCAATGATACGGTTATCTGTTTAGGTTGTCCGTTCATTGCATAGATGTCAGAAAAATTCACCACAGCCGATTTGTAACCGAGGTGTTTCAAGGGTACGTATATCAGATCGAAATGTATTCCCTCGAGCAAAAGATCGGTTGTCACCAATACTTTTTGGTTGGCATTATCCGAATAAGATAGAATTGCCGCATCATCCCCCACTCCCAAAACAGAGCTTGGATGTATCAGTTTTATATTTTCGGTGAGATGCTTGATTAAACCAAACTCTCCCAATGATGCTATTTCTGTACGTTGTGGCATTTAGTAAATAAATGTATTTAATGATCTATTTTTTAGATTATAATTTGCTATGGCTGTTCTACTTACCAAAGCGACAAAAAGGTCTGAAACCTTATTTAAGTCTTTTGATAACTTCCTGTATGATAAATGCCATTTTAGGTTGAGCTATTTTAGCTGCTTCTTGCACTTCTTCATGAGTCACCTCCACAATTTTGCCTATCACTCCCAGATCGGTAATAATAGAGAATGCAAGTACTTTCATTTTTGCATGGTTAGCCACAATTACTTCGGGAACTGTAGACATACCTACAGCATCTCCACCTATTATCCGGAAATAATTGTATTCGGCGGGAGTCTCAAATGTAGGTCCCTGAGTACCTACATACACTCCGTGCTGTAGTTTTATATTGTTCTCCTTTGCAATATCCATTGCTAATCTGCGGAGATCTTTATCATAAGCATTGCTCATATCAGGGAAACGAGTTCCCAATTCGTTGAAATTCTTTCCGTGTAAAGGATGTTCGGGAAATAGGTTGATATGGTCATCAATAAGCATAATATCAGCTATATCGAAGCTTCCGTTCATTCCTCCTGCTGCATTCGAAACAAAAAGATATTTTATATCTAATGCTTGAAATACACGTATAGGGAATGTTACTTCTTTCATCGTATATCCTTCGTAATAATGAAAACGACCTTGCATAGCAATCACCTCATTATCTCCTAATTTTCCGAAAATAAGTTTTCCACTGTGCCCTTCTACTGTCGACACAGGAAAATTAGGTATTTCAGTATATGGTATTTCTTTTTTATCGGTAATAGCATTGGCTAGCTCACCTAAACCTGTACCAAGAATAATAGCTGATTGGGGTATATGACCGACTTTACTCTTGATATAATCGGCGGTTTCACGAATTTTCTCTAACATGATCTACGATTTTATTATTAAATAGTTTTTTATCTTCTTCATTTACAAAGCTCACACGAATAGGCAGATAATATACAATTGACTTGATTTCGTCGTCGACATTATCCATAGACAACAAACGTGCTGCATCTTTTTCTGTAACAATAATTACTTTCTCCCTGTCTCCCATAGAGGCGAGACGAGATTTTATATCTAAAATATCTTTCGAGGTAAACTGATAATGGTCCGGGTATTGTATCGTTTCGGCTTGCTTCACATAGCGCTTTACTTTTCTGAAAAAAGGTCGAGGATTAGCTATACCGGCTACAATAAGTACATCTTTATTCTGCAATTTCTTTAAAGAAAGCTCTTCTTTATTTTCGGCAAAAACAGGAGTCAGCGAACCATATCGAAAAGATGTGTAAAATAAATCCTGATAAGGATATACCTGAATCTCTTTAGCCAACAATCTTAAATCAAGTGGGGTAATACCATCCGGACACTTCGTCACAATAACCACATTGGCTTTTTCTGCATAATACACAGGCTCTCGCAAACGACCTGCGGGCAGTAATTTATCTTTAGTCATCAACCGATTATAATCGGTGAGCAGTATAGTAAACGACGGTTTTACATATCGGTGCTGAAAGGCATCATCCAAGAGAATAACATCCGGCCTTTTATCTTCGGGCAGAGCCAGAAGAGTCTCAATTCCTCGCTGCCTTTCGCTGTCTACGGCAACAATTATTTCTGGAAATTTCCCTTTTATCTGATAAGGCTCATCGCCGATTTGATCTACAGTCGAATCTTTGCAGGCCAATACAAACCCCTTGCTTTTTCGTTTATATCCCCTACTAAGCACCGCCACACGGTGATCCGATTGTAAGAGTTCTATTAAGTGTTCAGTATGTGGCGTTTTACCTGTGCCTCCGACAGTTATGTTACCTACACAAATAACGGGTATATCATAACTCTTCTGTTTGAGTATCTTCCAGTCAAACATTTTATTTCGAATAAACACGACAAAGCCATACAGCCACGACAGAGGCAGTAACCACTTTTTTATATGTAGGGTATTTTGAGACATTAATACAATCGCTTTTTATTTCAGCTGCAAATCATAAGGCATCCGCGCCTGTATAAAATCTTGCTCCTTGAGGTCTTTTATATCTTTAATTGTTTTCAGCAAGTAGAAGTCTGTGCCGAGATATTCTTTCATGGCACGAGTTGCCAAATCTTCTGTCTGAGTATTGAAGAACGCTTCAAAAGGGCTTGACAGCTTAGGATATTCACGAATAGAATAGTCTGATAAGTTTGCCAAAACAGCAGCTTCTTTAAGAGCATCATCAATACCTCCAAGGGCATCAACTAAGCCTATTTCTAAAGCCTGTTTACCAGTCCACACTCTGCCTTCCGCTATTTTCCCTAAAGCATCTAATGGAATATTCCGCCCTTCGGAACAACGTTTTAAAAACAATTTGTAACCTCTTTCTATATATTGTTGAAGAATAGCTTTCTCCTGTTCATTCATCGGACGGGTAATATCGCCATAATCCGAAAACTTATTCGTTTTCACATTATCAAAGCTTAATCCCACTTTATTTGTCAATCCCTCAACATTCGGAAACATCCCGAAAATACCTATTGAGCCTGTAAGGGTTGTGGGTTGTGCAAATATCTTAGAAGCATTACATGAAATGTAATACCCTCCTGATGCCGCATAATCACCCATCGAAACAACGACCGGCTTCTTGGCTTTAAGCCCCTCGATAGCTTTCCATATTTGCTCCGAAGCATAGGCACTTCCTCCGGGAGAATTTACCCTGAAAACAACTGCCTTTATTTTATCATCGTCTTGTAACTTCTCTATTTCTTTTATAAAATACCTATCATTAATATCTGTCGGTTTACTTCCGCTAACAATAGATCCTTCGGCATATAATATAGCGATCTGATCAGATGATTTCGATTTTTGTGAATCCGGCACTGTAGCCATATCGGAGACTGTAGCTATGTTTAATTTCTTTGAATTATCAATACCCAATAAGCCTTTCAGGTACTCTCTGACCTCGGATTCATACATTAAAGTATCTACTAAATGATTCTTCACATCAAACTCACCCTCCTGAAATGTAGGAAGAGTATCGGTCAATTGATTAAGTCGTTCAACTGTAATACCTCTGGATGCTGAAATATTACCAAGAATGGTTGACCAAATATTATTTATATAAGAACTTACCTGCTCTTTATTGGCAGCGCTCATCTTATCTAAAATAAAAGGCTCTACTGCGGACTTGTATGTCCCGACTTTAAATATTTGCATCTCGATCCCGATCTTATCAAGCAGTCCTTTATAAAAAGTAGGGCTGACCGAAAGTCCCTGCAAATTTAATGAACCTTGCGGGTTCAATATTACCTTATCGGCAACTGTAGACAGAAAATAGCCTCCTTGCGTATAATCGTCAGCATAAGCGACAATAAATTTTCCACTTTCCTTAAAATCCAATAATTGATTTCTGATCTCAGTCAATGAAGCACTCGAAGCCATAAAATAGCCCGAATTTATATATATACCTTTTATGTCATCATTTGTTTTGGCTTTTTTTATTGCTGACAAAATATCTGTCAAAGCCATTTCCTTCGCCTCTCCCGTATTAAAGATTTCCAATAAAGGATTGGAGACAACACGGTCTTTCATAACCCCTGTCAGACGAATCGATAAAACAGAATTATTTTTCAAGACAAAAGTCTCCGATGAACTACTTAATAATATTCCTATAAAGCCGAAGAATAACAATGCTACAATCGCACCGATAATAAAGCTACTAATAAGTACTCCCACTATTGAAGCCAGTACATTTTTAAAAAAATCTTTCATGCAAGGAAATAATTAAGTAATTCCGAAAAACAAAGTCTTTTAAACCTATTAAATAATGTGGCAAGAGATAACCCTGTTGTATTGTTCTGGTTCGAGAAGATACCATTTAAACACGATCCATCGGTTCGCACGTCCACAATCTAACAAATATAGATAAAAATATTTTAGATAAATGCTATATTAGCCTAAAATAGTATAGTTGAAGATATTCGGATCAATAGAAAAGGATCGAACCATCAACGGCTCGATCCTCCCTAATTGATTGATTAGTTCAAGTAATTATTTGTTTACCGGATGCGGATCCGATGGGGTTCTCACATCCCAAAACATCTTACTGTAGTAATTATTACTTCCATCAGTAAGCTTAGCTACAGCATCTTTAAACCCTGTCGGGTTTAGAGTACTTTCATTCGTTGGATATTTCACTCGGGCAGGTATGTCTCCTTTAGTTTCCGATAATGTCGTGAAATCTAAAACTGTACCTCCAACTACATACGAATGTTCGCCCGGCTTCAACAAAGTCGTAGGATATCCTGTACGACGGTATTCAGACCATGCCTCAGTACCATTCATATATAAATGAATATACTTTTGAGTAGCCACTGTTTCTGCATTAACAACCTTACTCACTTTTTGAGTATAGTCGTTTATTATAGAATCATTTATAGCAGTTTCACCCATCACCTTTGTATAGAGTGTATTCCAATATTGTAATGAAGATTTAACCCCTTCTTTATATTCGGGAACTGAAAAACCTTTGTATTCAGAAAGAATAAAGCATATTTCGGAATACGACAGCAAAGAAATAGCAAAATTAGGTTGTACAACCAAAGGCTCGTCAGCATAAAAGCTAGGTGCTGCATTTCTGATAGCCGATGTCATTTGCGAACTCATTAATCCATAAGGTAATCCTATATACTTTCCACCACGGGCTGATGTATAGATAGGCAAACGAGGGTCAACAACCCCTTTCCATGGGTGAGTTTTCACATTCAACGTATCGGCTTGCCCTTTCAACAAATCAACAAATGGCTTGGCAACCGAAAAATCATTTCTTCCATCTTCGAAAAAGCCTTTGTAAAAGTAACATTGGTTAGGAGCTGATGTCGAATAGCTAAACACTGCATTATCACTATTGCTTGTAAAAACTCCCGCCGATACTGCTTCTGCAATATATGTTTTCCACTTAGGGTCAACTTTTGACAGACGAAGAGCTATTTTACATTTTAATGAATTTCCAAACTTCTTCCAAGCAGTGGCATCCCCATCATAAATCAAATCACCCTCAGTAAATACTGCTGCATCTTCATTTATCATTGCTGTTGCTTCATCCAATTCTGCAATAAATTGATAATACAAAGTATTCAAATCATCATACTTAGGATACAGAACGCCTTCCTCTAATTTAAACGCCTCATTATAAGGAATAGAACCCCAGGTATCGGCCATAATCTGCATTAACCAAACTTTCAATATCTTAGCAGCAGCAATCTGATTATTGTTATCTCCATAAGTTGCCATTGCTGTTTTTGTTGCAGGATCGGTATTTAACTTTTCGATATTATCCAAGTTACCGGCTACACGATATAAATAATTAAAGTAATTATTATTTACACTCTCACGAACCTGATAACGGTCTTCCTCGGTGTAGGTGCGTTGTGCCCAATACTGAGAATACAACAAAGCCTGCCTTCCACTAAACCAGTTATCGTAGATATAGTCTAACATACTCTTTTCGGCTCCCGTCATCAACGTAGCTGTTGAAACCGTAGCGGGTTGGTTGGGATCAATATTCAACTCTTCCAGATCTTTACAAGAACTAACCGTAAAGACTAAAGTCGCAAATAGTAAACCTTTTATAATTGTTTTCATATCTTTCTTCGAATCTTAAATAATTAATAATTACGGAATTAAAATTGAATTCCGACATTAAAACCAAAGTTTGCCACCGATGGTAAAGCTCCTCCTTCAATACCTTGCACATTCCCTGAACTTGTTGTTGCCATTTCGGGATCAAAGCTTTTATTATCCAAACCAAACATGGCAAGGTTACGTCCATAAGCAGAAACCTTCAGTGCTTTAATATACTTGGTTGAACGAAGAGGTATATTATATCCGAGAGTTATTTCTCTTAGTTTAATAAAGTCGCTCTTAAATACGCTTTGCGCAGCAGGACCGCTATATATTGCTCCAGCCCATTCTTCGGCTTCAAGACGAGTCGTATTGGGGGTTCCATCAGCATGTACTCCTGATAATAAGACTCCTCCTCCATCTTCAACAGCATCACGTATTGGGTTTCCTAGTTCATTATTACCGACTGTACCTTCAAGCATTCCTGAGTACATCCCCCACATATATGAAGTAGAGAAATATTTTCCTCCAAACTGTGCATCAAACAAAACGCTTAAATCGATGCCTTTATAAGAGAATGTGTTCGAAAATCCGACTAACGCTTTTGGATATACACTTCCCAATGGAACATTACCATCTGTAGCAGCATAAGTTCCATCTGCATTTATGATTTTGTTTCCATTATCATCATAAACATAATCGGTTCCCATGATAACACCATATCTGTCTCCGACAAGTGCTCCGACTTCTACTTTGAAAGGTGCACTAGCCAATTTAAAGTAACCTTCTTTGCTATTACCTAATAATTCTTTCACTTTATTTCGATTAGCAGAAAGGGTTCCAATAACAGTCCATTCAAAATCATTAGTTCTTACAGGTACACCTTTTAACATCAACTCAAACCCTTTATTGGTAATAGTACCACCATTAACCACCATAGAAGTATAACCGGTTGCTCCGGATAATGATAAAGGAATGATCTGATCTTGCGTTTCAGAGTTATAATATGTAAAATCAACTCCTAAGCGATTTTTAAACATATTCAGCTCTAAACCAAACTCCACAGAGTATGTAGATTCGGGCTTCAGATCCATATTGTTCTTTTTATATGGTAAAGTATAAGCATGAGAACCATCAAAAGAGGTATAAAATCTGTACGCATCATATACATTATAAGGATCTGTATCGCTAC encodes:
- the thiL gene encoding thiamine-phosphate kinase; this translates as MPQRTEIASLGEFGLIKHLTENIKLIHPSSVLGVGDDAAILSYSDNANQKVLVTTDLLLEGIHFDLIYVPLKHLGYKSAVVNFSDIYAMNGQPKQITVSLGVSKRFSVEDLEDFYAGLQLACEQYGVDIVGGDTSASLTGLCISITCIGEGVEGQIVTRDGAKETDLICVSGDLGAAYMGLQLLEREKAVFDGKSDFTPDFSGREYLLERQLKPEARKDIIEALAKENILPTSMMDISDGLSSELIHICRQSKTGCRIYEERLPLDYQTAVMAEEFNLNVTTVALNGGEDYELLFTVPLHLHDKVSKIKGVHVIGHMTNESLGLALETRDSTEIELKAQGWNSLSEE
- a CDS encoding purine-nucleoside phosphorylase, whose protein sequence is MLEKIRETADYIKSKVGHIPQSAIILGTGLGELANAITDKKEIPYTEIPNFPVSTVEGHSGKLIFGKLGDNEVIAMQGRFHYYEGYTMKEVTFPIRVFQALDIKYLFVSNAAGGMNGSFDIADIMLIDDHINLFPEHPLHGKNFNELGTRFPDMSNAYDKDLRRLAMDIAKENNIKLQHGVYVGTQGPTFETPAEYNYFRIIGGDAVGMSTVPEVIVANHAKMKVLAFSIITDLGVIGKIVEVTHEEVQEAAKIAQPKMAFIIQEVIKRLK
- the lpxK gene encoding tetraacyldisaccharide 4'-kinase, which encodes MSQNTLHIKKWLLPLSWLYGFVVFIRNKMFDWKILKQKSYDIPVICVGNITVGGTGKTPHTEHLIELLQSDHRVAVLSRGYKRKSKGFVLACKDSTVDQIGDEPYQIKGKFPEIIVAVDSERQRGIETLLALPEDKRPDVILLDDAFQHRYVKPSFTILLTDYNRLMTKDKLLPAGRLREPVYYAEKANVVIVTKCPDGITPLDLRLLAKEIQVYPYQDLFYTSFRYGSLTPVFAENKEELSLKKLQNKDVLIVAGIANPRPFFRKVKRYVKQAETIQYPDHYQFTSKDILDIKSRLASMGDREKVIIVTEKDAARLLSMDNVDDEIKSIVYYLPIRVSFVNEEDKKLFNNKIVDHVRENS
- the sppA gene encoding signal peptide peptidase SppA translates to MKDFFKNVLASIVGVLISSFIIGAIVALLFFGFIGILLSSSSETFVLKNNSVLSIRLTGVMKDRVVSNPLLEIFNTGEAKEMALTDILSAIKKAKTNDDIKGIYINSGYFMASSASLTEIRNQLLDFKESGKFIVAYADDYTQGGYFLSTVADKVILNPQGSLNLQGLSVSPTFYKGLLDKIGIEMQIFKVGTYKSAVEPFILDKMSAANKEQVSSYINNIWSTILGNISASRGITVERLNQLTDTLPTFQEGEFDVKNHLVDTLMYESEVREYLKGLLGIDNSKKLNIATVSDMATVPDSQKSKSSDQIAILYAEGSIVSGSKPTDINDRYFIKEIEKLQDDDKIKAVVFRVNSPGGSAYASEQIWKAIEGLKAKKPVVVSMGDYAASGGYYISCNASKIFAQPTTLTGSIGIFGMFPNVEGLTNKVGLSFDNVKTNKFSDYGDITRPMNEQEKAILQQYIERGYKLFLKRCSEGRNIPLDALGKIAEGRVWTGKQALEIGLVDALGGIDDALKEAAVLANLSDYSIREYPKLSSPFEAFFNTQTEDLATRAMKEYLGTDFYLLKTIKDIKDLKEQDFIQARMPYDLQLK
- a CDS encoding SusD/RagB family nutrient-binding outer membrane lipoprotein, which encodes MKTIIKGLLFATLVFTVSSCKDLEELNIDPNQPATVSTATLMTGAEKSMLDYIYDNWFSGRQALLYSQYWAQRTYTEEDRYQVRESVNNNYFNYLYRVAGNLDNIEKLNTDPATKTAMATYGDNNNQIAAAKILKVWLMQIMADTWGSIPYNEAFKLEEGVLYPKYDDLNTLYYQFIAELDEATAMINEDAAVFTEGDLIYDGDATAWKKFGNSLKCKIALRLSKVDPKWKTYIAEAVSAGVFTSNSDNAVFSYSTSAPNQCYFYKGFFEDGRNDFSVAKPFVDLLKGQADTLNVKTHPWKGVVDPRLPIYTSARGGKYIGLPYGLMSSQMTSAIRNAAPSFYADEPLVVQPNFAISLLSYSEICFILSEYKGFSVPEYKEGVKSSLQYWNTLYTKVMGETAINDSIINDYTQKVSKVVNAETVATQKYIHLYMNGTEAWSEYRRTGYPTTLLKPGEHSYVVGGTVLDFTTLSETKGDIPARVKYPTNESTLNPTGFKDAVAKLTDGSNNYYSKMFWDVRTPSDPHPVNK